In Microbacterium esteraromaticum, the following proteins share a genomic window:
- the mtrA gene encoding MtrAB system response regulator MtrA: MTSRILVVDDDTALAEMIGIVLRTEGFEALFCADGARAVDEWRATRPDLVLLDLMLPGMDGIEICTRIRAESGVPVIMLTARSDTADVVRGLEVGADDYIVKPFNPKELVARIRTRLRPAPQAETEVLRVGDLTIDVDAHEVRRGTAPIALTPLEFQLLVALASKPQQVFSREMLLEQVWGYHYKADTRLVNVHVQRLRAKVELDPDNPRIVMTVRGVGYRAGSVG; the protein is encoded by the coding sequence ATGACCTCTCGTATCCTCGTGGTCGACGATGACACAGCGCTCGCCGAGATGATCGGCATCGTGCTGCGAACCGAGGGGTTCGAGGCGCTGTTCTGCGCCGACGGCGCACGAGCGGTGGATGAGTGGCGCGCGACGCGTCCCGACCTCGTGCTGCTCGACCTCATGCTGCCCGGCATGGACGGCATCGAGATCTGCACGCGCATCCGCGCCGAGTCCGGTGTGCCGGTCATCATGCTGACCGCGCGCAGCGACACCGCCGACGTCGTGCGCGGGCTCGAGGTCGGCGCCGACGACTACATCGTGAAGCCCTTCAATCCGAAGGAGCTGGTCGCTCGCATCCGCACGCGCCTGCGGCCAGCACCTCAGGCCGAGACCGAGGTCCTCCGCGTCGGCGATCTGACGATCGACGTCGACGCACACGAAGTGCGCCGCGGCACGGCGCCCATCGCGCTGACGCCGCTCGAGTTCCAGCTGCTCGTCGCCCTGGCGTCCAAGCCTCAGCAGGTCTTCTCTCGCGAGATGCTGCTCGAGCAGGTGTGGGGCTACCACTACAAGGCCGATACCCGGCTGGTGAATGTGCATGTGCAGCGGCTGCGCGCGAAGGTCGAGCTCGACCCCGACAATCCGCGCATCGTGATGACCGTGCGCGGCGTGGGCTACCGCGCCGGCAGCGTCGGCTAG
- the mtrB gene encoding MtrAB system histidine kinase MtrB: MRFRATAITLMATSLAIFIICVVIALVIRSDLFESRKDEALHNARAAVSAAQKQLDSGQTGDDRATIAAVWGEAQRVLGRTASSSRIVGFISETQGDGYTPTGFRSLEYSSNQMTISDELHTRVTQVRNRQAWQSIPLPQPDGSEAAGIVVGQLLEFRGVGTYEVYIAYDLIDADETLLFVQRTLWFAGITLVALIAAISWLVLRSVSAPIIEAAETSERLAAGDLEVRLPVHGEDELASLGRSFNAMADSIQSQIKELAELSLVQQRFVSDVSHELRTPLTTIRLAAEMINDTRDEFDPVTARTAELLHTQVQRFETLLADLLEISRYDAGSVQLEVEATSLAQLAEEMVEQLRPLAAAHDTELRLVAPGGYSPVDMDPRRVRRVLRNLIGNAIEHGEGEPIVITVDSDQRAVAVGVRDFGLGMRPEDAEHVFDRFWRADPSRKRTIGGTGLGLSIALGDAKLHRGTLEVWSELGVGTNFVLTIPRSADVEIGRGPVPLEPEDSVVDLVDVTEPITLRGVRDLIDDPGHADRDHAAPGSAAEDVEDTHSDPAGKREQSS; this comes from the coding sequence ATGCGTTTCAGGGCGACGGCGATCACGCTGATGGCCACCTCGCTGGCCATCTTCATCATCTGCGTGGTCATCGCCCTCGTGATCAGGAGCGATCTCTTCGAATCGCGTAAGGACGAGGCGCTGCACAACGCCCGTGCTGCGGTGTCGGCGGCGCAGAAGCAGCTCGACTCCGGGCAGACCGGTGACGATCGTGCCACCATCGCGGCAGTGTGGGGCGAGGCGCAGCGAGTGCTCGGGCGCACCGCATCGTCGAGCCGCATCGTCGGCTTCATCTCCGAGACCCAGGGAGACGGATACACTCCGACCGGCTTCCGAAGCCTGGAGTACTCGTCGAATCAGATGACCATCAGCGATGAGCTGCACACCCGCGTGACCCAGGTGCGCAATCGTCAGGCGTGGCAGTCGATCCCGCTGCCGCAGCCAGACGGCTCCGAGGCGGCGGGCATCGTCGTCGGGCAGCTGCTCGAGTTCCGCGGCGTCGGCACGTACGAGGTGTACATCGCGTATGACCTGATCGATGCCGATGAGACTCTGCTCTTCGTGCAGCGCACGCTGTGGTTCGCCGGCATCACCCTGGTCGCCCTCATCGCAGCCATCTCGTGGCTGGTGCTCAGATCCGTGTCGGCGCCGATCATCGAGGCGGCCGAGACCAGTGAGAGACTGGCGGCAGGAGACCTCGAGGTGCGCCTGCCGGTGCACGGCGAGGACGAGCTGGCCAGCCTGGGCCGATCGTTCAACGCGATGGCCGACAGCATCCAGAGCCAGATCAAGGAGCTCGCGGAGCTGTCACTCGTTCAGCAGCGGTTCGTCTCCGATGTCTCGCACGAGCTGCGCACGCCGTTGACGACCATCCGCCTCGCCGCCGAGATGATCAACGACACGCGCGACGAATTCGATCCGGTCACCGCGCGAACCGCCGAGCTGCTTCACACGCAGGTGCAGCGGTTCGAGACGCTGCTCGCCGACCTGCTCGAGATCAGCCGTTACGACGCCGGCTCGGTGCAGCTCGAGGTGGAGGCCACGAGCCTCGCGCAGCTGGCGGAGGAGATGGTCGAGCAGCTGCGTCCACTCGCCGCCGCGCACGACACCGAACTGCGCCTGGTCGCGCCGGGAGGGTACTCGCCGGTGGACATGGATCCCCGACGAGTGCGCCGCGTGCTGCGCAATCTCATCGGCAACGCCATCGAGCACGGCGAGGGCGAGCCGATCGTCATCACGGTCGACAGCGACCAGCGGGCAGTCGCCGTCGGCGTGCGTGATTTCGGACTCGGGATGCGGCCGGAGGATGCGGAGCATGTGTTCGACCGCTTCTGGCGCGCCGACCCGTCCCGCAAGCGCACCATCGGCGGCACCGGGCTCGGACTGTCGATCGCGCTCGGCGACGCCAAGCTGCACCGTGGCACTCTCGAGGTCTGGTCCGAACTCGGCGTCGGGACGAACTTCGTGCTGACCATCCCGCGCAGCGCGGATGTCGAGATCGGACGAGGTCCGGTGCCGCTGGAGCCGGAGGATTCGGTGGTCGATCTGGTCGACGTCACCGAGCCGATCACGCTGCGCGGCGTGCGCGATCTGATCGATGACCCGGGGCATGCGGACCGGGATCATGCAGCACCGGGTTCTGCAGCCGAGGACGTGGAGGACACCCACTCCGACCCCGCAGGGAAGAGGGAGCAGAGTTCATGA
- a CDS encoding LpqB family beta-propeller domain-containing protein, with protein sequence MTARLGIRLSAIAAALASALVLAGCTGLPTAGPPNAGLEVGGEETDERPFSAIAEGPEPGGSPAQIVEGFLDASMSPTNSWETARKFLTEDFSREWKPEAAVTIDSSVDERDYDSSVQPDDEDATSAEVGVTLDQVASVGADGAYSADTGTAKAMYRLVREKGGEWRIAEAARDGITLDVETFTQVYEKFSLKYFDPTWTHLVPDVRWFPRRAAMATTVVRALMSGEPSEWLAPAVRPFSSDVEMVGDAVTVDESQVASVPLSRAALSASPTDLARMRTQLEASLEGAGVTQVRLVVDGVPLDAGRVTVEEPIVDPGVLVLDDETFGTATSGGEITPVAGLTAQIAKIVDPIGAIDVSADAQLASVQLRDGRVFAVSDGDTNQVDGRPGLIAPSLDPFGFIWTVPASSASKLQVATTKAEPMAVADAWPGAESISQLRVSADGARVAAVVSAGGGRRVVVAAVIRDDEQQPIGLGAPYEVAQLAGPAQGLSWVGADSVAVLSTVPDPTLTMHIIGGPSTVSSALAPAGAITLAGAKTVTGLRVLSSDESVYAQRGSFWQEAVSDVRVLGTRAGY encoded by the coding sequence ATGACCGCGCGTCTCGGCATCCGCCTCTCCGCGATCGCCGCGGCCCTCGCGAGCGCCCTCGTCCTCGCCGGCTGCACGGGCCTGCCGACGGCCGGCCCGCCCAACGCCGGTCTCGAAGTGGGCGGCGAGGAGACCGACGAGCGACCGTTCTCGGCGATCGCAGAGGGCCCGGAGCCGGGCGGCAGCCCCGCTCAGATCGTCGAGGGCTTCCTCGACGCGTCGATGTCGCCTACGAACTCGTGGGAGACCGCGCGGAAGTTCCTCACCGAGGACTTCAGCCGCGAGTGGAAGCCCGAGGCTGCCGTGACGATCGACTCCTCGGTCGACGAGCGCGACTACGACTCGTCGGTTCAGCCCGACGATGAGGATGCGACTTCGGCAGAGGTGGGCGTCACCCTGGATCAGGTCGCGAGCGTCGGCGCCGACGGCGCGTACAGCGCCGACACCGGAACCGCGAAGGCCATGTACCGGCTGGTACGCGAGAAGGGTGGCGAGTGGCGGATCGCCGAAGCGGCTCGTGACGGCATCACCCTCGATGTCGAGACCTTCACCCAGGTGTACGAGAAGTTCTCGCTCAAGTACTTCGACCCGACCTGGACCCACCTCGTCCCTGACGTCCGCTGGTTCCCGCGTCGAGCCGCCATGGCCACCACCGTGGTGCGCGCTCTGATGTCGGGCGAGCCGAGCGAGTGGCTGGCTCCGGCCGTCCGACCGTTCTCGTCGGACGTGGAGATGGTCGGCGACGCCGTGACGGTCGACGAGTCGCAGGTGGCGTCGGTGCCGCTGAGCCGCGCGGCGCTCTCGGCCTCGCCGACGGATCTTGCCCGCATGCGGACGCAGCTCGAGGCGAGCCTGGAAGGAGCGGGGGTCACCCAGGTGCGTCTGGTCGTCGACGGTGTGCCGCTCGATGCGGGCAGGGTCACGGTCGAGGAGCCGATCGTCGATCCCGGCGTGCTGGTGCTCGACGACGAGACCTTCGGAACTGCGACGTCTGGGGGTGAGATCACCCCGGTCGCCGGGCTCACGGCGCAGATCGCCAAGATCGTCGATCCCATCGGCGCGATCGATGTCTCGGCCGACGCGCAGCTGGCCTCGGTGCAGCTGCGTGACGGCCGCGTGTTCGCGGTCAGTGACGGCGACACCAACCAGGTCGACGGCCGCCCCGGCCTGATCGCGCCGTCTCTGGACCCCTTCGGCTTCATCTGGACCGTGCCGGCATCGAGTGCGTCGAAGCTGCAGGTGGCGACCACGAAGGCCGAGCCCATGGCCGTCGCCGATGCCTGGCCCGGCGCCGAGTCGATCAGCCAGCTTCGGGTGTCGGCCGATGGTGCGCGAGTCGCCGCGGTCGTCAGTGCGGGGGGCGGTCGCCGTGTCGTCGTCGCGGCCGTCATCCGCGACGACGAGCAGCAGCCCATCGGGCTCGGTGCGCCCTACGAGGTCGCGCAGCTGGCGGGGCCGGCGCAGGGGCTCTCGTGGGTGGGCGCCGACTCGGTGGCCGTGCTGAGCACCGTCCCGGATCCGACTCTCACGATGCACATCATCGGAGGACCGTCGACCGTGTCATCGGCGCTCGCGCCCGCCGGAGCGATCACGCTCGCCGGGGCGAAGACCGTCACCGGTCTTCGAGTGCTGTCGTCTGACGAGTCGGTGTACGCCCAGCGCGGGTCCTTCTGGCAGGAGGCGGTCTCGGACGTTCGGGTCCTGGGCACCAGAGCCGGGTACTGA
- a CDS encoding ComF family protein, which yields MTSDAWQRISRDVLALLLASSCPGCDRVGTLLCDDCRMLLRSDPHRSRTPQGLLVHAALRYEGVPARTIRRLKEQGATMLSWPLGAALQSVLHAQAREALIVPVPTSRGAFRRRGYRVPELLIRRTGLASHRVLVPARRTRDQRELGRAARARNVAGSMRARVHGRGAVVIVDDVVTTGATLDEAARALRAAGFTPVCAVALAATPRLHDTANS from the coding sequence ATGACATCGGATGCCTGGCAGCGGATCTCCCGCGACGTTCTTGCGCTGCTGCTCGCGTCGAGCTGCCCAGGCTGCGACCGCGTCGGAACTCTGCTCTGTGACGACTGCCGGATGCTGCTGCGGTCCGACCCGCACCGCAGCCGCACACCGCAGGGTCTGCTCGTGCATGCCGCACTGCGCTACGAAGGAGTGCCCGCACGCACGATCAGGCGGCTGAAGGAGCAGGGCGCGACCATGCTGTCCTGGCCGCTCGGGGCCGCGCTGCAGTCCGTCCTGCATGCTCAGGCGCGTGAGGCGCTGATCGTCCCGGTGCCGACGAGCCGGGGCGCGTTCCGGCGTCGCGGCTACCGCGTACCCGAACTTCTCATCCGTCGGACCGGTCTCGCCTCGCACCGTGTGCTCGTTCCCGCCCGCCGTACCCGTGACCAACGGGAGCTCGGTCGCGCCGCGCGTGCCCGGAACGTCGCCGGCAGCATGCGCGCGCGGGTCCATGGGCGCGGCGCGGTGGTGATCGTCGACGACGTGGTGACCACGGGGGCGACCCTCGACGAAGCGGCGAGGGCTCTGCGCGCCGCCGGATTCACGCCCGTCTGCGCTGTCGCGCTCGCAGCAACGCCTCGTCTTCACGACACGGCGAATTCATGA
- the hpf gene encoding ribosome hibernation-promoting factor, HPF/YfiA family → METSIVGVGVSISDRFRTVVEEKTARIQTLAPRAQRLEIKVTHRAYRNGRLPDETVELTLLGKGPVVRAEAIDPDKFAAFDMALDKLAEQLRRAKEKRIDGRNHPRGAHFEKGSGALEGIDVQPASVDVLRAVATGAIPVQQDEEETYSPVVIRTKSFDPEWMTVEEAVDRMELVGHDFFLFVDARTDHPSVVYRRKGWDYGVIALETAAPPAEEELAS, encoded by the coding sequence ATGGAAACGAGCATCGTCGGCGTCGGAGTGAGCATCTCCGACCGATTCCGTACCGTTGTCGAAGAGAAGACAGCCCGTATCCAGACCCTCGCCCCGCGCGCGCAGCGACTCGAGATCAAGGTCACCCATCGCGCGTATCGCAACGGCCGACTGCCCGATGAGACGGTCGAGCTCACTCTCCTCGGCAAGGGGCCTGTGGTTCGCGCCGAAGCGATCGATCCCGACAAGTTCGCGGCATTCGACATGGCGCTCGACAAGCTCGCCGAGCAGCTGCGCCGTGCGAAGGAGAAGCGGATCGACGGCCGTAACCACCCGCGCGGGGCACACTTCGAGAAGGGCAGCGGCGCGCTCGAAGGCATCGACGTCCAGCCTGCCTCAGTCGATGTGCTGCGCGCCGTAGCCACGGGCGCGATCCCCGTGCAGCAGGATGAGGAAGAGACGTACTCGCCCGTCGTCATCCGCACCAAGAGCTTCGACCCGGAATGGATGACCGTCGAAGAGGCGGTCGACCGCATGGAGCTGGTCGGCCACGACTTCTTCCTCTTCGTCGACGCCCGAACCGATCACCCCAGCGTCGTCTATCGCCGCAAGGGCTGGGACTACGGCGTCATCGCGCTCGAGACCGCCGCTCCGCCGGCGGAGGAGGAGCTGGCGTCCTGA
- a CDS encoding PadR family transcriptional regulator — protein MSVRNSLLAILDQGPCYGYQLRAEFDRRTGSTWPLNVGQIYNTLERLERDGFVAKGDVDEQGHVYWEITEQGRVEVRAWLDSPVERTQGTRDELVIKLAMAATLPGADVADVIHRQRRASLAQLQELNRAEYAGPDPDGPEELAWSLVVDSMIIAAEAELRWLDHAEQRLSGRPQPGLRLELSTERPKRGRPAKLSSS, from the coding sequence ATGTCCGTACGCAACAGTCTGCTCGCCATCCTCGATCAGGGGCCCTGCTACGGCTACCAGCTGCGCGCGGAGTTCGATCGGCGCACCGGATCGACCTGGCCGCTGAACGTCGGTCAGATCTACAACACCCTGGAACGCCTCGAGCGCGACGGCTTCGTCGCGAAGGGCGACGTCGACGAGCAGGGGCATGTCTACTGGGAGATCACGGAGCAGGGGCGCGTCGAGGTGCGCGCCTGGCTGGACTCCCCTGTCGAGCGGACGCAGGGCACCCGAGACGAGCTGGTGATCAAACTGGCCATGGCGGCGACCCTTCCCGGTGCGGATGTCGCTGATGTCATCCACCGGCAGCGCCGCGCGTCGCTCGCGCAGCTGCAGGAGCTGAACCGTGCCGAGTACGCAGGTCCTGACCCTGACGGACCGGAGGAGCTCGCCTGGTCGCTCGTCGTCGACTCGATGATCATCGCCGCAGAAGCAGAGCTGCGATGGCTCGACCACGCAGAGCAGCGGCTGAGCGGGCGCCCGCAGCCCGGCCTCCGCCTCGAGCTCTCGACCGAGCGCCCCAAGCGTGGCCGCCCGGCGAAGCTCAGCTCCTCCTGA
- the secA gene encoding preprotein translocase subunit SecA: MANPLEKLLRAGEGRILRRLKQVAKAVNALEDEFEKLTDDELRNETAELRARFDKGETLDQLMPEAFAAVREAARRTLGMRAYDVQIMGGAALHFGNIAEMKTGEGKTLVAAFPSYLNAIAGKGVHVITVNDFLASYQSELMGRVHRALGMTTGTIVSGQSPEVRRQQYAADITYGTNNEFGFDYLRDNMAWRKEDLVQREHFFAIVDEVDSILIDEARTPLIISGPSSGEANRWFTEFAKIARTLEAGVDYEVDEKKRTIGVLEPGIEKVEDYLGIDNLYESANTPLISFLNNSIKAIALFKKDTDYVVMNDEVMIVDEHTGRILVGRRYNEGIHQAIEAKEGVPVKAENQTLATVTLQNYFRLYEKLAGMTGTAETEAAEFMSTYKLGVVPIPTNRPMIRKDQPDLVYKNEQAKFAQVVEDIAERHAAGQPVLVGTVSVEKSEYLSRLLAKKGIKHEVLNAKNHAREAEIVALAGKLGAVTVATNMAGRGTDIMLGGNAEFLAVQELKAKGLDPEETPEEYEAAWDETYEAMKKRVAEDGKKVAEAGGLYVLGTERHESRRIDNQLRGRSGRQGDPGESRFYLSLTDDLMRLFQSGAAEAILARTNFPDEVPIESGLVSRAIRSAQSQVEARNAEMRKNVLKYDDVLNRQREAIYADRRHILHGDDIADRVQHFIEDAIGGIVDDHTSTGHTESWDFDALWAELKTLYPMDVTIDEVVAEAGDRKGAITAEGLKRELLSDAKIAYEKREEALGEAATRELERRVVLQVLDRRWRDHLYEMDYLKDGIGLRAMAQRDPLIEYQREGYAMFQAMMGQIKEESVGYLYNLEVEVRRAGDDQTEVEAKGLVDEQPVQKLEYSAPNDSGDVEVRNERGQVQQAATQRAAAARGSFGQQVDAEEQPSGNREQRRAQSKKKK, encoded by the coding sequence GTGGCGAATCCTCTCGAGAAGCTGCTGCGTGCGGGCGAGGGTCGCATCCTCCGCCGGCTGAAGCAGGTCGCGAAGGCCGTGAACGCGCTCGAAGACGAGTTCGAGAAGCTCACCGACGACGAGCTGCGGAACGAGACCGCCGAGCTGCGCGCCCGGTTCGACAAGGGCGAGACCCTCGACCAGCTGATGCCCGAGGCCTTCGCCGCCGTGCGTGAGGCGGCTCGCCGCACCCTCGGCATGCGCGCCTACGACGTCCAGATCATGGGCGGCGCGGCACTGCACTTCGGCAACATCGCCGAGATGAAGACCGGTGAAGGCAAGACGCTCGTCGCCGCATTCCCCTCGTACCTGAACGCCATCGCGGGCAAGGGCGTGCACGTCATCACGGTGAACGACTTCCTCGCCTCGTACCAGTCCGAGCTGATGGGGCGTGTCCATCGCGCCCTCGGCATGACCACGGGCACCATCGTGTCGGGTCAGTCGCCCGAGGTGCGCCGGCAGCAGTACGCCGCCGACATCACGTACGGAACGAACAACGAATTCGGCTTCGACTACCTCCGCGACAACATGGCGTGGCGCAAGGAAGACCTCGTGCAGCGCGAGCACTTCTTCGCGATCGTCGACGAGGTCGACTCGATCCTCATCGACGAGGCCCGCACCCCGCTCATCATCTCGGGGCCCTCGTCGGGCGAGGCGAACCGCTGGTTCACCGAGTTCGCGAAGATCGCCCGCACCCTCGAAGCCGGCGTCGACTATGAAGTCGACGAGAAGAAGCGCACGATCGGCGTGCTCGAGCCCGGCATCGAGAAGGTCGAGGACTACCTCGGAATCGACAACCTCTACGAGTCGGCGAACACCCCGCTGATCTCGTTCCTGAACAACTCGATCAAGGCGATCGCCCTGTTCAAGAAAGACACCGACTACGTCGTGATGAACGACGAGGTCATGATCGTCGACGAGCACACCGGCCGCATCCTCGTCGGTCGACGGTACAACGAGGGCATCCACCAGGCGATCGAGGCGAAGGAGGGCGTGCCGGTCAAGGCCGAGAACCAGACCCTCGCGACCGTCACGCTGCAGAACTACTTCCGCCTGTACGAGAAGCTCGCCGGCATGACGGGTACCGCCGAGACCGAGGCGGCCGAGTTCATGTCGACCTACAAGCTGGGCGTCGTTCCCATCCCGACCAACCGGCCCATGATCCGCAAGGATCAGCCTGACCTCGTATACAAGAACGAGCAGGCGAAGTTCGCGCAGGTGGTCGAAGACATCGCCGAGCGTCACGCGGCCGGCCAGCCCGTGCTCGTGGGCACGGTGAGCGTCGAGAAGAGCGAGTACCTTTCGCGACTGCTCGCCAAGAAGGGCATCAAGCACGAGGTGCTGAACGCCAAGAACCACGCACGGGAGGCCGAGATCGTCGCGCTCGCCGGAAAGCTCGGCGCCGTCACGGTCGCGACCAACATGGCCGGTCGAGGCACCGACATCATGCTCGGCGGCAACGCCGAGTTCCTCGCCGTGCAGGAGCTCAAAGCCAAGGGACTCGACCCCGAGGAGACTCCGGAGGAGTACGAGGCCGCCTGGGACGAGACCTATGAGGCGATGAAGAAGCGCGTCGCCGAGGACGGCAAGAAGGTCGCGGAGGCGGGCGGACTGTACGTGCTCGGCACCGAGCGTCACGAGTCGCGCCGCATCGACAACCAGCTGCGCGGTCGATCGGGCCGTCAGGGCGACCCCGGCGAGAGCCGCTTCTACCTCAGCCTCACCGACGACCTCATGCGACTGTTCCAGTCCGGTGCGGCCGAGGCGATCCTGGCGCGCACCAACTTCCCCGACGAGGTTCCGATCGAATCGGGGCTGGTCAGCCGCGCGATCCGCAGTGCGCAGTCGCAGGTCGAGGCGCGCAACGCAGAGATGCGGAAGAACGTCCTCAAGTACGACGACGTGCTCAACCGCCAGCGCGAGGCGATCTACGCAGATCGTCGCCACATCCTGCACGGCGACGACATCGCCGACCGCGTGCAGCACTTCATCGAGGACGCGATCGGCGGGATCGTCGACGACCACACCAGCACGGGCCACACCGAGAGCTGGGACTTCGACGCGCTCTGGGCCGAGCTGAAGACGCTGTACCCCATGGACGTCACGATCGACGAGGTGGTGGCTGAGGCGGGCGACCGCAAGGGCGCCATCACGGCGGAGGGGCTCAAGCGGGAGCTGCTCTCCGATGCGAAGATCGCCTACGAGAAGCGCGAAGAGGCCCTCGGCGAGGCCGCGACCCGCGAGCTCGAGCGCCGCGTCGTGCTTCAGGTTCTCGATCGCCGCTGGCGCGACCACCTCTACGAGATGGACTACCTCAAGGACGGCATCGGCCTGCGGGCCATGGCGCAGCGCGACCCGCTGATCGAGTATCAGCGTGAGGGCTACGCGATGTTCCAGGCGATGATGGGCCAGATCAAGGAGGAGTCGGTCGGCTACCTGTACAACCTCGAGGTCGAGGTGCGTCGCGCAGGCGACGATCAGACCGAGGTCGAGGCCAAGGGACTGGTCGACGAGCAGCCGGTCCAGAAGCTCGAGTACTCAGCTCCTAACGATTCGGGCGACGTCGAGGTGCGCAACGAACGCGGACAGGTGCAGCAGGCGGCGACCCAGCGCGCCGCCGCCGCACGCGGCTCGTTCGGCCAGCAGGTGGATGCCGAGGAGCAGCCGTCGGGCAACCGCGAGCAGCGACGGGCGCAGAGCAAGAAGAAGAAGTAG
- a CDS encoding nucleoside deaminase, translating into MTHPIPGAETLEKYFTPAVEVTIEGMRSGTGGPFGATLVDPDGEIVVAVGNTVIKDTDISGHAEMVAVREACRKLNTLDLSGHVMYATCEPCPMCVSVMMWAGITTCYYASTHVDAGEHGFSDVHLRRYLDGSDTSTLDMIHLDAGRDDCASIWAEFRALNS; encoded by the coding sequence ATGACTCACCCCATCCCCGGCGCAGAGACGCTCGAGAAGTACTTCACCCCGGCCGTCGAGGTCACGATCGAGGGGATGCGCTCCGGCACCGGCGGGCCCTTCGGCGCGACCCTGGTGGATCCCGATGGCGAGATCGTCGTCGCCGTCGGCAACACCGTCATCAAGGACACCGACATCTCGGGGCACGCCGAAATGGTCGCCGTGCGTGAAGCCTGTCGCAAGCTGAACACGCTCGACCTCTCGGGTCACGTGATGTACGCGACCTGCGAGCCGTGCCCCATGTGCGTCTCGGTGATGATGTGGGCAGGCATCACGACCTGCTACTACGCATCGACTCATGTGGATGCCGGAGAGCACGGCTTCAGCGATGTGCACCTGCGGCGGTACCTCGACGGCAGCGACACCTCGACGCTGGACATGATCCACCTGGACGCCGGCCGCGACGACTGCGCGTCGATCTGGGCGGAGTTCCGCGCGCTCAACTCCTGA
- a CDS encoding cytosine permease, with amino-acid sequence MSTPAIDPLLVDPGAERVAEYASRGYADEVLPIRPQDRTWKTPQFITVWMGPIHNILSYFTVMTFFALGLNAWQVVGAIMTAAVIVSVGYILNGQAAAKYGVPFAMQLREAFGHKGALVPTWVRGIIAGFMFFGITSVSSAQAFDVVFETIWPGFTQIGGGADILGLPVPTAISYLVTWMLTVGLFVGGQAFLGRFSNWANPAVFILVVIAVVLAVVNAGGMGAVFSTRVVDTPVTPLIFITCVSILVSNWAGPIVNTGDYTRNATSMRAPAIGFPIGVIGSYLLFALVTVSFVAALQVVSGGSFDINRPGVFIQAISEGVGNPFVVVLLILAMNVGAIAFVVFGNMLPAGLQLTAQLPKLFTLRRGAILAAIIGTLILPWQFVENTDALFLFYSLIGSMFGPIAGIMLASYFVERRKTLDIEGIYADYRGGQHGSLPAYNWRALGVLVASFAITMIGRLPGVASVEFLAQVNNLAFFSGLIIGFGGYALLTLTARKAR; translated from the coding sequence ATGTCCACCCCCGCAATCGATCCCCTCCTCGTCGACCCGGGCGCAGAGCGGGTCGCCGAGTACGCGTCGCGTGGTTACGCCGACGAAGTGCTCCCGATCCGCCCGCAGGACCGCACGTGGAAGACCCCGCAGTTCATCACGGTGTGGATGGGCCCGATCCACAACATCCTGTCGTACTTCACGGTGATGACCTTCTTCGCACTGGGCCTCAACGCCTGGCAGGTGGTGGGCGCCATCATGACCGCAGCGGTCATCGTCTCGGTCGGCTACATCCTCAACGGACAGGCGGCCGCCAAGTACGGCGTGCCGTTCGCGATGCAGCTGCGCGAGGCCTTCGGCCATAAGGGCGCCCTGGTGCCGACCTGGGTGCGCGGCATCATCGCCGGCTTCATGTTCTTCGGGATCACGAGCGTGTCATCGGCGCAGGCCTTCGACGTGGTCTTCGAGACGATCTGGCCCGGTTTCACGCAGATCGGCGGCGGCGCCGACATACTCGGTCTGCCCGTGCCGACGGCCATCTCGTACCTGGTCACCTGGATGCTCACCGTCGGGCTCTTCGTCGGCGGGCAGGCGTTCCTCGGCAGGTTCAGCAACTGGGCCAACCCGGCCGTCTTCATCCTGGTCGTCATCGCCGTGGTGCTCGCCGTCGTCAACGCCGGCGGTATGGGCGCGGTGTTCTCGACACGGGTCGTGGACACCCCTGTCACGCCGCTGATCTTCATCACCTGCGTATCCATCCTCGTGTCGAACTGGGCGGGGCCCATCGTCAACACGGGCGACTACACACGCAACGCCACGTCGATGCGGGCGCCCGCGATCGGCTTCCCGATCGGTGTGATCGGCTCGTACCTGCTCTTCGCGCTGGTCACCGTGTCATTCGTCGCCGCCCTGCAGGTCGTCTCGGGCGGGAGCTTCGACATCAACCGCCCCGGGGTGTTCATCCAGGCCATCAGCGAAGGAGTCGGCAACCCGTTCGTCGTCGTGCTCCTCATCCTCGCGATGAACGTCGGCGCGATCGCCTTCGTCGTGTTCGGCAACATGCTGCCTGCCGGCCTTCAACTCACCGCTCAGCTGCCGAAGCTCTTCACGCTCAGGCGAGGTGCCATCCTCGCTGCCATCATCGGCACGCTCATCCTGCCCTGGCAGTTCGTCGAGAACACCGACGCACTGTTCCTGTTCTACTCTCTGATCGGCTCGATGTTCGGCCCCATCGCCGGCATCATGCTCGCCTCGTACTTCGTCGAGCGACGCAAGACGCTCGACATCGAAGGCATCTACGCCGACTACCGCGGCGGTCAGCACGGCTCGCTGCCCGCCTACAACTGGCGGGCGCTGGGTGTGCTCGTCGCCAGCTTCGCGATCACGATGATCGGGCGCCTTCCCGGCGTCGCGTCGGTCGAGTTCCTGGCGCAGGTGAACAACCTGGCCTTCTTCTCCGGCCTGATCATCGGCTTCGGCGGGTATGCCCTCCTCACCCTCACCGCACGCAAGGCCCGCTGA